In the genome of Methanobrevibacter sp., the window ACAAAGAATTTGCAGAAGAATTATATGAAAAAATCAAAGCTTCAAACATTCGTGTAGATATTGATGATAGGGATGAAAGTGTAGGTAAAAAAATCAGAAATGCATCCAAAGAATGGATCCCATACATTTTCGTCGTTGGAGATAAAGAAGTTGAATCCGGTAAATTCCAAGTAACCGTACGTGAAACTGGTGAAAAAGTCGACATGACTGTTGATGAATTAATTGCTGAAGTTAACGAAAAATGTGAAGGAAAACCTTTCAGAAGATTACCTTTACCTAAAGATATCTCAAGAAGGATTAACTTCCAATAAATAATTAATTATATTTATAAATAAACTAATACTATTATATGGAGGAAATTTAATGGACCCAATGTATAAAATAGGAGAAGCTCTCATTGGAGATGGCCCTGAATTAGCACACATTGATTTATTAATTGGTGACAAATTTGGCCCTGTTGGTCAAGCTTTCGCTAATGGTTTATCAAACTTATCTGTAGGACATACTCCTTTAACAAGCGTAATTAGACCTAATTTAATGACCAAACCAGCTACTTTAATTATTCCTAAAGTAACTGTTGGTGATTTAGATGATGCTAGTAAAATTTTTGGACCTGCACAAACTGCTGTTGCAAGAGCAGTAGCTGATGCAGTAGAAGATGGATACATTCCAAAAGAAATTGTAGAAGATATCGTAATTAACGTAAGTGTATTCATTGATCCATCTGCTAAAGATTACAGAAAAATTTACCAATACAACTACGGAGCAACCAAATTAGCAATCAGAAGAGCTATGGCAGATTACCCATCTATCGAAAAAGTTTTAGCAGAAAAAGATCGTGGAACTCACCCAATTATGGGATTCAAAGTCAAAAAACTTTGGTCACCACCATACTTACAAGTTGCACTTGACTTAGATAATGAAGCTGCTATGGAAAGAATCATTAAAGATTTACCTGACAACGACAGAATCTTACTCGAAGCTGGTACTCCACTCGTTAAAAAATTCGGTGTTGGAATTATTGGTAAAATCAGAGCTTTACGTCCTGATGCATTCATTATTGCTGACTTAAAAACTTTAGACGTTGGTCGTGTAGAAGTTAAAATGGCAGCAGACGAAACTGCTGATGCAGTTGCTATTTCCGGTCTCGGTACTATTGAATCTATTGCTAAAGCTATTCACGAAACCCAAAAACAAGGTATTTACTCTATCTTAGATATGATGAATGTTGCTGGTTTCGAAGAAAAATTAGCTCAACTTCCTGATGACTTAAAACCAGATATTGTTTTATTACACAGAAATGTTGATATGGAATCCTACATTACAGAACACGGTGGAGACACTGGTGACATGACTGAATGGGGTAACATTAAAGATATCAAAGCAGTCTTAGGTGAAAAAGGACTCATTGCTGTTGCTGGTGGTATTAGACCTAACAATGCTGAAGAAGCAATTGAAAAAGGTGCTAACATCATTATTGCTGGTAGATACATCATTGGTTCTAGAGATGTAAGAAGAGCTGCACAAGACTTCTTAGAACATTTCGAACCAGATCCAGACAACATGAGACTTGCTATGGATGAAGACGAAAATATTGATGTGAACAAAGAGTAAATTAGATTTTTCTAATTTACAACTATTTTTTTTTTAATGGAGTTTTTATTATGGGATTTTGCAATTCATGCGGTAGACCAATTGTAAAAGAAGATTATGGAACTAATAAGGATGGTAGTTTAAATCCTGATTTTTGCAAAGATTGTTATCAAGATGGTGAATATACAGAACCAGATATAACTCTAGCAGAAATGATTACAAGAAAAACATTAGAAATGATGGAAAAAAATCCAAGGTTGCCTGAAACACAAGCAACTGGTATTACAGCATTGGTTATTCCAAGCCTTAAGAGATGGAATCCAGAGTTTCAAGATGATTATAAAACTCTTTAATTTCCACTTTTTAAAATAAATTCTTTAACTTTATTGGCGATGTACTCATCGTGGTTTTTCATAGTTCTAATTTTATATAATTCTTCTTCTAAGTTGTTTACTTTATCAACTAAGTCATTATATTCTAAAATAAGATTGTCATATTCTTTTTCTAAGCCTTCATTGATTTCATAAATTTCAGCATAGCTTGTTTTTGTGTTGAGGTTTTCTTGTTTTAATTGATCGTATTTGTCTGAAACTTGATTGTAACTATTTTTAATATTTGAATGTTCATCTTTTAAGTTGGAGTATTTCATTTTAAGGTTCTTGTTTTCTTCTTTCATGCTTGAATATTTGGTTTTCAAGTTTTCATTTTCAGTTTTAATATTGACGAATTTGGTTTTTAAGTTTTCATTCTCAATAATTAATTTGGAATGTTTATCTTTCATTCTTTCATTTTCTTCCTTGAGTTGGTCAATATTGTCTTTTTTCATGGAATTGTATTCATCTTCCATATCTTCTAAAGAAGTAACCTTAGTTTTCAACTCTTCGATTTCTTTTTCATATTCTGAAGTAGAGTTTAAGTTTTCATCCACTTTATCATTCAATCGTTTCACTTCCTCAACATAAAGATAATTGGCCACTTTTAAGAATTCATTTTCTTCTTCTATACTCTTAAAAGTTTCAATTTCGTTGTTTGGGATAATTAAAACTTCTTCTTCGTTACTATAAATGTCTTCGTTTTTCGGAATAGTGATTTGAATTTGTTCAGTGGTGTATTTTTTCTTTTCACCATTTTTAAGTGTTCTATTATATTCTCTTGAATATTTTTTTACAGTACCTTTTCCGAATTTCATAAATTATCCCCAATGATTAATGTTTTGTTTTTTAATTTAATAAATATTTTGTAACTCATTTTTCATTGAGTAATACTTTTTGTTATTTTTTCATACTTTTAGTAATACTATTATATAAAAATTTATTATAAACATTGTTTAAATATAATAATGTAATATGGGGAGTTTGAATAATGTTTAGTAATAAGAAATTATTTTTGATAGTCATGGTATTATCTATTCTTTTTTTATCTACTCAAGTTGCTTTTGCTCAAGATATTGATAATGTAACTCTGGGAGATAATGGAGATAATCATGTTTTATCCAATGATAATCTGTACAGAATGGACGTACTGCTAAACATCAATGCCCAAGATAATCATGTTTTATCCAATGATAATCCTAAAAATAAAACAGTATTTATCATTTCAGATAGTCCTGGAACTAATATTCTGGATTCTGCAAGTGGTGATATTTACAATAATGACAATTTATCCGGTTTTGATTTAGTTGTAAGAAGTGGAGATCAAGTAAAGGATATGGATGAAGAAGAGTTGCATTCTTTATTTGAATCATCTGATGCTTTTATTGGTGAGTGGATTAGTACTGATGTTGATTCAGTTTTAACAAGTCTTTTGACTAAATACCCTGAAGTATCTAATAAGGAATTATTTTTAATTTTAGAACTCCCTTCTGGTAATTTAAATTCTGGTTCAACATCTCTTAATTTAGTTAGAAATAATACTTTAAATTATAATAAGATTTTTTCTTCCTATACTGATGCTGAATTAATTGAATATTTCGAAAATACAAAAAGAGGAAGTTCATATACAGATTTCAGTAATTATATTGAAGAATCTAGTTTCAATGATGTTTTCAATCAATTGGTTCTTTATAAAAATCTCAATGATAAGGATAATTTAAAAGATGCAAATGGAAATGCAATTGCAAATGCAAAAGTAACTGTTACATTAAATGGTGCTAAAAAAGTTTTAACTACTAATGATAAAGGTCAGGTTAGTTATGCTATCTCATCTACATTAGCTCCTAAAACTTACACTGCACAAATTTCATTTGATGGTGATTCAAATCACATTAAATCAACTGCAAAAACAACTGTTGTAGTTAAAAAAGCAACTCCTAAAATGACAGCTAAATCAGTTACATTTAAAGTAAAAACAAAAACTAAAAAATACTCTATTACTTTAAAAGATAATGCTGGTAAAGTCATGAAAAAAGTTAAAGTTACAATAAAAGTAAACGGCAAAACCTACAGTGCAGTAACTGATAATTATGGTAAAACTACTTTTAAAATAACTAAATTAACTAAAAAAGGAAAATTCACTGCAACTATTAAATATGCAGGTAGCAAATACTTTAATGCATTAACAAAATCTGTAAAAATAACAACTAAATAGAGATTAATTTTCTCTATTTTTCTTTTTTTTCACGAAATTATTTTAATCAATGTTTATAAACTATTTTTATGAAAGTCTTTGGAATTTGTGCTAGCCCTAGAAATAATACAACTGAATATGTTCTATCAAGAGCATTGGATAAGTTAAATGAAGATGGTTTTGATACTGAAATGTTTACCTGTCAAGCAAAAGACATCAGGCCTTGTATGCATTGCGACTACTGTCTGGAGCATAAAAAATGTATTATTGAAGATGACATGGATGAAGTTTATGAGGGTCTCTTAAATGCTGATGGAATAATATTGGCTACTCCAATTCAAAGTGGGGGTATCAGCAGTAATCTTTCAACTATAATGGATAGAACCAGAGCTTTGGAAGCAGTTGACTATAACATTTTAAGAGGAAAGATTGGAATGAGTATTGCAGTTGGAGGAGACAGGACAGGCGGCCAGGACTTTGCACATCTAAAAAACATTACATATTTCATGATACACGGTATTATTCCGGTTAGTGGAGGTCCTTTTGGATCAAATTTGGGTGCTTCATTCTGGTCAAATGACTCTTTAGATGATATCAAAAAAGATAATTATGGAGTGGAGTCATTAGACAGGACTTTAATTGAATTTGAAAATTTTCTAAATAAGTATATTTAAATACTAAAATTAAGTTATATTAATAATAGCTAATTTTTAAGGTAATATTATGGCAAATAAGTTAGTACGAGGTAGTTTAATAATTTTGATTGGTAACATAATTTTCCGTATTGGAGGTTATATTTACCGTTTTTTAATGGCTATTTTACTTGGGCCTACTGCATACGGAATTTTAGGAATTACTTTACCATTCCAAGGTATTTTCCAGACTTTATCTGCTGGTGGACTTCCTCCTGCTATTGCTAAATACGTTGCTGAATATGAGGCTGTTGATGAAAAGGATATGGCTCGCCAAACCATCTATACAGCCTTAAAGATAATGGTATTTTTAGGTTTATTCTTTGGAGTATTGATGATATTTGTTGTTGCTCCTTATTTGGCTTATGGTTATCTTGGAAAACCTGAAGCATTAATTCCACTTCAAATTGTGGGACTTATTACTCCATTCAGTGTAATTGTTGGTGCTTTTAGAGGAGCATTCCAGGGAGTCTATAAAATGGAGTATATTGTTTATACTCGTGCTGTAGAGCAACTTGGTATGATTTTATTTGCAACAGCATTTGTTTTGATAGGTTTATCTACTGTTGGAGCATTATGGGGTACTGTTTTAGGATATTCTCTTTCTGTTGTGGCTGCAGTTTATATTTTTAAATATCATATGGGCAAATTAATTCCAAAAGCTAGTGATGATTTTGTTTTCACAAGGCGTGATGAGTTAAAATTGGCTGGTACATTAGTTAAGTTTTCTATCCCTGTAATTATCACAGCTATTGCTGAAATGCTCATTTACAATATTTGTACAATTGTAATGGGTAAGTTTTTAACATTTGATGATATTGGATTCTTTGCAGCAGCAGATCCTATTGCAAGATTGCCTTTAATCATCTCCGTATCTATTGCAACTACTATTTTGCCTGCTTCATCAGAGGCATTCAAGTTAAAAGATATTGATATGCTTCAAAAATATGTTTCCGAAGCTTATAAGTTCTCATTATTGTTTGTAGTTCCTATGTGTGTTGGACTTGCATTATTTGCAGCACCTACTTTAAGGGTTCTATACTTTAAAAATCCTGCTTATGTTGCAGGAGCATCTGCATTGGCAATTTTATCTTTAGGAATGACATTTTATTCAATATTTGCTATTTCAACTAGTATTGTTCAGGGAATTGGAAATCCAAGAATTCCTATGTATATTTTAGTTGGTGGTGCAATTGTTACTGGTATATTAAATTGGGTTATGGTTCCAACTCTTGGAATTGCTGGTGGTGCACTCGCTACAAGTGTGGCTTGTTTCTTAATGATGGTTCCATGTGTATACTTTGTATTTAGATTAACAAAAACTAAAGCTCCTGTTGGATCAATAGCTAAGATATTAATTGCTTCAGCGATTATGGGTGCAGTTGCATACATTATTCCAAAAACAACTTTGTTCTTGTTCCCTGGAATATTTTTATGTATTGTTGTATACTTCTTCGCTTTAATATTAGTTAAATTCTTCCAAAAAGATGATATTGCAAGTTTAAGAGCATTTTCATCTAAGTTTGGACCTTTGTCTAAAATTATCAACAAAATGTTAAACTTTGTAGAAAGAATTGAATTTAGATAATATGTGCTAAAAGTGAGTTTGTATCGATTTTCATGTATATAATTGTACTTAATTTCTAAAATTATAATTTATTTTTATTCATTGTTAATTATTTTGAAAGAATGATGTCTGTTTTCAAAATTATAGGATATTATTAAAAATTATTATATATTTATTGGATAATTTGGGTTTTAATAATAAATAATCGAAAATTATTTAATATTTGGATACATATAATATTATATTATAATTTTTGGGGGATTATAATGGCTGATGTAAAAGCAGGTGTAGAGTATAAAATTAATGTAGATGGTAATTTATTTTCATTGGATAATAAGAAATACCAATTGTTACAGTCCATTTTAGATACTGGCTCTTTAACAAATGCGGCTAAGGAAATTAAAGTTTCTTACAGGACTGCTTTAAATTACATTGAAAAAATGGAATCTGCACTTGATGTAAAAATTGTTAGTACTACTAAAGGTGGTAAAGGTGGAGGTGGAGGAACATCTCTTACAGATGATGGTTACTCTATCTTAAAGGAATGTAAAAAAATTAATGCAATTATGGAACTTCACAAAGATGTCAATGAGATTGAAGCGGATATTGTTGATATCAATGCTGAAAAAGGTGTAATGACTATCAAAATGAATCAGTTTGAAATAAATGCACCATTAAATAGGAATTATGTTGTTGGGGATAAGATTTTAGCTTTAATAAGTTATGATAATATATTTTTAATGTTGGAACCTCAATCTTCAAGTATTCGTAATGTCTTAAAAGGTCAAATCATTGAAATGAGGCTTAACAATGAAATAATTCGTGTCAAAGTTGATGTTGATGGAACTGTTTTATGTTCAGATATTACTGTTTCTGCTGAGAAGGAATTAAACCTTAACATTGGTACTGAAGTTTATGTAGGATTTAAAGCAATGTCTGTTGCAACATTGAAATTATAATAATTGCTGAGGAGATTAATATGTTACAAATTTTAGTTGATGAAGAAAAATGTATTGCTTGTGGAAAATGTGCTGAAATTTGTCCTAAATCTGCTAAAATTTGGGAAGTTAAGGACGTTGCACATATATTAGATTTAAGATATTGTCATGTTTGTACATTATGTGCTATGGAATGCCCTACTCAATGCATTAAAATTGTACGTAATGGTTAAACTATGGATATGCTTTAAGCTAAATTCAATTATTTTATAGGTTAGATTATGACTAGAAATACAAATGTTTCAAGAAAAACATCTGAAACTGATATTGTTATTAAAATGGATCTTGATGGTACTGGTAAATATGATATTTCAACTGGTGTAAACTTTTTCAATCATATGTTGGAATCTTTTTCAAAGCATAGTATGATTGATTTGGATGTTCAGGCTAGTGGGGATATTGAAATTGATGACCATCATACAATCGAAGATGTTGGAATATTACTTGGAGAAGCATTTAGTAATGCTATTGGTGATAAGAAAGGAATTAAAAGAATGGCTCATGCTATTGTTCCTATGGATGAATCAGTAGCAACAGTTGCAATAGATATTAGTGGACGTAGCTACTGTAATATGGATTTGAAATTTAAAAATGAAAAAATTGGGGACATGACCTCAGATATTGTCATTCATTTCTTTGAATCATTTGCAAGTTCTGCTAAATTAAATATTTATGGTACAGTTGAAGGTGTAAATGATCACCATAAAGCTGAAGCTATCTTTAAGGCATTTGCAAAATCTATTAAAGAAGCAATTAAAATCGAACACGATCAAATTCCGTCTACAAAAGGCGTATTATAGCTAATTAACTTAGCTATCTTTTTTTCTTATTTTACAAAAATTAGTTTAATAAATAGACTATACTGTAATTACTCTTTAAAATCAGCTATAGTTTAAAATTAGTTGGATAATAGTTTAAAAAAAAATAAAAGAAAAGTAGTAGAAACTACTTATTCTGGTTTTGAGATTAAGTCAGTTTTAGAACCGAGGTTTCCTTCTTTCATGTGAGGGGTTCTTAAAACAGTATCATTTGCTTTTTCGATTTCTCTTGCTTCTTGAGCTAATTTAGCAGCACATGCAGCAAT includes:
- a CDS encoding zinc ribbon domain-containing protein gives rise to the protein MGFCNSCGRPIVKEDYGTNKDGSLNPDFCKDCYQDGEYTEPDITLAEMITRKTLEMMEKNPRLPETQATGITALVIPSLKRWNPEFQDDYKTL
- a CDS encoding carboxypeptidase-like regulatory domain-containing protein, which codes for MFSNKKLFLIVMVLSILFLSTQVAFAQDIDNVTLGDNGDNHVLSNDNLYRMDVLLNINAQDNHVLSNDNPKNKTVFIISDSPGTNILDSASGDIYNNDNLSGFDLVVRSGDQVKDMDEEELHSLFESSDAFIGEWISTDVDSVLTSLLTKYPEVSNKELFLILELPSGNLNSGSTSLNLVRNNTLNYNKIFSSYTDAELIEYFENTKRGSSYTDFSNYIEESSFNDVFNQLVLYKNLNDKDNLKDANGNAIANAKVTVTLNGAKKVLTTNDKGQVSYAISSTLAPKTYTAQISFDGDSNHIKSTAKTTVVVKKATPKMTAKSVTFKVKTKTKKYSITLKDNAGKVMKKVKVTIKVNGKTYSAVTDNYGKTTFKITKLTKKGKFTATIKYAGSKYFNALTKSVKITTK
- a CDS encoding phosphoserine phosphatase, whose amino-acid sequence is MKFGKGTVKKYSREYNRTLKNGEKKKYTTEQIQITIPKNEDIYSNEEEVLIIPNNEIETFKSIEEENEFLKVANYLYVEEVKRLNDKVDENLNSTSEYEKEIEELKTKVTSLEDMEDEYNSMKKDNIDQLKEENERMKDKHSKLIIENENLKTKFVNIKTENENLKTKYSSMKEENKNLKMKYSNLKDEHSNIKNSYNQVSDKYDQLKQENLNTKTSYAEIYEINEGLEKEYDNLILEYNDLVDKVNNLEEELYKIRTMKNHDEYIANKVKEFILKSGN
- a CDS encoding TOBE domain-containing protein — encoded protein: MADVKAGVEYKINVDGNLFSLDNKKYQLLQSILDTGSLTNAAKEIKVSYRTALNYIEKMESALDVKIVSTTKGGKGGGGGTSLTDDGYSILKECKKINAIMELHKDVNEIEADIVDINAEKGVMTIKMNQFEINAPLNRNYVVGDKILALISYDNIFLMLEPQSSSIRNVLKGQIIEMRLNNEIIRVKVDVDGTVLCSDITVSAEKELNLNIGTEVYVGFKAMSVATLKL
- a CDS encoding bifunctional 5,6,7,8-tetrahydromethanopterin hydro-lyase/3-hexulose-6-phosphate synthase, giving the protein MYKIGEALIGDGPELAHIDLLIGDKFGPVGQAFANGLSNLSVGHTPLTSVIRPNLMTKPATLIIPKVTVGDLDDASKIFGPAQTAVARAVADAVEDGYIPKEIVEDIVINVSVFIDPSAKDYRKIYQYNYGATKLAIRRAMADYPSIEKVLAEKDRGTHPIMGFKVKKLWSPPYLQVALDLDNEAAMERIIKDLPDNDRILLEAGTPLVKKFGVGIIGKIRALRPDAFIIADLKTLDVGRVEVKMAADETADAVAISGLGTIESIAKAIHETQKQGIYSILDMMNVAGFEEKLAQLPDDLKPDIVLLHRNVDMESYITEHGGDTGDMTEWGNIKDIKAVLGEKGLIAVAGGIRPNNAEEAIEKGANIIIAGRYIIGSRDVRRAAQDFLEHFEPDPDNMRLAMDEDENIDVNKE
- a CDS encoding 4Fe-4S binding protein, with protein sequence MLQILVDEEKCIACGKCAEICPKSAKIWEVKDVAHILDLRYCHVCTLCAMECPTQCIKIVRNG
- the hisB gene encoding imidazoleglycerol-phosphate dehydratase HisB, which encodes MTRNTNVSRKTSETDIVIKMDLDGTGKYDISTGVNFFNHMLESFSKHSMIDLDVQASGDIEIDDHHTIEDVGILLGEAFSNAIGDKKGIKRMAHAIVPMDESVATVAIDISGRSYCNMDLKFKNEKIGDMTSDIVIHFFESFASSAKLNIYGTVEGVNDHHKAEAIFKAFAKSIKEAIKIEHDQIPSTKGVL
- a CDS encoding flippase; translated protein: MANKLVRGSLIILIGNIIFRIGGYIYRFLMAILLGPTAYGILGITLPFQGIFQTLSAGGLPPAIAKYVAEYEAVDEKDMARQTIYTALKIMVFLGLFFGVLMIFVVAPYLAYGYLGKPEALIPLQIVGLITPFSVIVGAFRGAFQGVYKMEYIVYTRAVEQLGMILFATAFVLIGLSTVGALWGTVLGYSLSVVAAVYIFKYHMGKLIPKASDDFVFTRRDELKLAGTLVKFSIPVIITAIAEMLIYNICTIVMGKFLTFDDIGFFAAADPIARLPLIISVSIATTILPASSEAFKLKDIDMLQKYVSEAYKFSLLFVVPMCVGLALFAAPTLRVLYFKNPAYVAGASALAILSLGMTFYSIFAISTSIVQGIGNPRIPMYILVGGAIVTGILNWVMVPTLGIAGGALATSVACFLMMVPCVYFVFRLTKTKAPVGSIAKILIASAIMGAVAYIIPKTTLFLFPGIFLCIVVYFFALILVKFFQKDDIASLRAFSSKFGPLSKIINKMLNFVERIEFR
- a CDS encoding flavodoxin family protein — encoded protein: MKVFGICASPRNNTTEYVLSRALDKLNEDGFDTEMFTCQAKDIRPCMHCDYCLEHKKCIIEDDMDEVYEGLLNADGIILATPIQSGGISSNLSTIMDRTRALEAVDYNILRGKIGMSIAVGGDRTGGQDFAHLKNITYFMIHGIIPVSGGPFGSNLGASFWSNDSLDDIKKDNYGVESLDRTLIEFENFLNKYI